A window of Chanodichthys erythropterus isolate Z2021 chromosome 16, ASM2448905v1, whole genome shotgun sequence genomic DNA:
TTGTAGTGTCATGACATGAGCACAAGGCCAGTAATGATTATAAACTATAAAACTGTCACCCATGCATTTGGAAAGCCACAGCTTATAAAAACATGTGCCTATTCaaatttataaatttattaacACTTATGATAGAATGTTTAAAATCTTAAAGAAATTTAGAGGGGGCACAATTCATGGAATGACTTTCAACTCACTGTCAGTTATACTGTAAAGGCTACATATAATTGGTTTACAGATTGCTTTTCATCATGACAAGCATCTTTCTTTTTATTAGTGAGGATAACaaaataaactgtgacatattatacccaaaaattcttcataaagTGGACTACCagcaaaattgataaaaaaaaataaaaaataaaaaaaataaataaataaaaattggaaccaaaaatgattcagacactttgacctgaccatgttttgcttaagtgttatctgacataattaagattatttttttctgacactgtttaactctgagatcttgccatattttattaccattttttttaaaaagtgtctgaataaattttggtttgactgtataacTAAAGGACCTTTTCAGAGCCACTGCTGGTCAAATAGATGGATAAATAATCAGAATTCCCCTCCAAATGTTAAAgaagtttaaaagaaaaaaactatatTAGAGGTCAGGATTTAactttaaaggtacactatatGGAAGATGTTTTCATGATGTACTTGCTCATTATAAAAttgtacattttgaacaaaaaagttacatagtgtaggCCTACCTTAAAAAACGTTTAATAAACACTCTCGAGCATTTAGAAATCACACAAAAGAAGATTAAGCAATTTCTGTTCATTCAAAGATTGATTTACAAAGAAGAAAACACTGTAGGCATAGGCCCTATTAACGCACCatgaaaacaaaaatcacaCCACAAATATctttaccatggttcaaaacgcaatgcagagcacattaaaataacataatgGATATacattagtatcaaatcaggtATGTTGGTGGTTGTCAAATTATCAATGGCATTAAACGCATTTAATTAATCTCACCCATTAACTTCAATggccaaaaaaataaagtttgtgAACATACTTAAAAGTGATGCACAGAATTCATCTTGggcatttttttcctttttgaaaaAAGAGACCCCTTAAGTTGGTGCCCTACACAAACTGCTCtgcgtatatatatatgtatgtatatatatatatatatatatatatatatatatatatatatatatatatatatatatatatatatatatatatatataatgtgcgGCGGTACTGGACCTTTTACTGATGAATTAATATCTGACAATGATGCCTAATGCGTGTGTAGGCAATGTTTTTCATAAACagtttttgttatactggttgaaactctcatcaaatcctgatagcaatcaatagactcaataaatatttttaaaaaaaaattgacatagACCTTTGGTGGATGTGCaggacaaaaacattttttgtccaATCATGATTTTGGTCCAAATGCAATGATAGggtgtcctacctgcctgtcaaaCTGAATTTCCATATAACTTGCTTAGACATCACACGTCATCAGCATGTTCCATAAGGCTATGCGGAGACAGACAGTCACCAACTGTCATAAACAacagccaccttttacagttccctATACTctatatataggcctacaggGCTCCAACAtttaaggggttagttcacccaaaaatgaaaataatgtcattaattactcaccctcatgtcattccacacccgtaagaccttcgttcatcttcagaacacaaattaagatgttgttgatgaaatctgatggctcagtgaggcctctttataatattaagtcacttcataatattaaggtagaaccactgaactcacatgaactgttttaaatatgttttagtacctttatggatcttgagatttTCAATGCATTGCTGTCTGGCCTCACGGAGCCaccggatttcatcaacaatatcttaatttgtgttccgaagatgaacgaaagtcttacgggtgtggaatgacatgagggtgagtaataaatgacattatttagatttttgggtgaacttacccctTTAAGACCAGTCTGTCACGGTGACAATTACAAAATTTAAGGCTGCGCTGATATCTTAGACAAACCTCAAAAATttacacacaaatataatttttttctttttgagttCCGCAGATCCATATGAGTTCTGTAGATCCACATAAAACTGTCAGTTGAATGAAAGGCTTTGTAAAAATACTCACAAAATGACTCAATATATTTAGAGAATTTATTTTCTCACTGTGTACATTTCATAAACCATTGCATTTCACCTGACATTGGCGGTGCTATTTTCAGTGAAAAGTTCCATGTAACTAATTTTAAACAGCACTTGCTGTTTTCATCATTTTGAAAAATTGCATAATCCAGAACCTCAAGAGACCATGTGTAGAGGTCAACAAGAGAAATGTTTTGGCCTTTAATGACTTTTCCAGAATGGTGGGCACAGAAGGGCCAAGCAAATAGGAAATGCAATTAGTGCTTTGGGGGAACAAAGAATGTGAACGTCTGGAGACAAAAGGTGATGAGTTCTGTGACCTAGGTAGGAAGgaggtaataataataagcacCTATGCATTTCCTGATGGAGGGTGGAGAAGGGATATTCACCTCGAGATGCAGAAcaccatgattattttcaaagGACCCCAAAGAAAAACTTAAGTCTTGGTGTTGTTACAATGGGACATGCTGGAAATAAAAAGGCCCAGGTGAACCATTTAATCTGGcctttttcataatattcatcaCAAGTAACCTGGTAAGTAACATCAGATAAAATTCAGAGACAATGGCACTTAAAATTCCACACCCACAAACAATAGTTGCATTGTCTTCTGTAGATGTCTCTGTGTCTTTACAAAGACTTTTCAAAGTAGTTGCTGTCAAGTTCCAAGACGTCAGAGCCACCAAAAACCTGTCTACACTCTTTGAGAACAGGAGATCTTACTGTCTTAAGTGGAAAATCACTAATGTCAAACAAAGGATATCCTTTAAGCTGGATAGCAGGCTCCTTCTGTGACGCCTCTATATATTAATTGGCGCCCTGTTTCTTTGCTTTTGTCTGATCCACCTTTGTGGCATTTCAACAAGCATCCTGTAACTTGGTGACAGGATGCTTGTTGACATgggaaattattttaattgttataCATTATGTTCATATGGTGCAGGTTGCCAGTACCTTACTCTGCATTTCAGATCCATTTCTTTCATCATTCACAATACTCACTGGCTGCATACTTAATGTTGATCATATTTAAGGTTAATTATTTCACAACATATTTGTCGTCAGAACACATTAATGCGATCACTTTACTAAGTTTAACTTTCCTGCGCGTTGGTTGAGTGATGACTCGGTTTGACACTTAAATGAATTTGCTTTGGTTGGAGAGCAGCTCTGTTTTAAATAGTGCTTCCCATTGACGCAAAACAATGACAATAGCCTGATGGTTAGCCAGAGTTATTTTAGGCGTATGTGAAGTGGACCTATTGAAAATTTCATTGACAGTTCTTCTTGTACGCATGTTCATTTTACTGCATTGAAGTCATACACCTGTGTCCTGGAGTCACTGTGTTATTCTGAAAACAAATTTGTTCAGTTTGTTTCCAGGTTTTTTTGGTGGCTGAAAGAATGCAAAAACATTTCAGGCCTTTGTACTTATATCAGGTTCTGTAATTTTAAGGAAGGCGTATACAATTTATATGGTTAACTgacattatattaatattacatcCAAGCCATATTTACACCCTTTTATATACTtataactctttaacagtgtgaCTTGCATTCTGTATGAATTATTTGTGCAATTATTTAACggactgaaaaagaaaaacatgaataaaacatgttgacatttttgatcattaactttttattcCACATAGCAAgaagacacatttaaaaaaaaaaaaaaaaaaaaaaaaaaacagtttactATATGAAAGACAATTACAGCGATAGACTCAATTTATATAcacaagatatatatatatgtgaagtTCAAAACAATTTCGGGAGGAGTGAACccatctaatctttcaattagtgaaattcaaacaatttcaagaggagggaaccctaatctttcaattaTGACCAGAGCATATAAGTAGCTACTCACTCTGCTCTGGCATCAGTTGTTTCGATATCCCTCCAGCTCCCCAACTCCACCACATAATTTAGGCATCTCATCCATCGTACTCCACTTCCAGGCACTAGTAGTCCCTGGGGGGTATATccaagctcgagttgaagatgcttcctcgagcccctccacagcggacagcaagccaaatacgtttaaccttattagcttaaagattttatgaggaAACGAACTCGTGAAATATATAAGGTATATACAAACATAAATGCGCAAAAGACATTATCAACTTCACCccacaaaaataattattattcatgttAATTAGTATTCACATTACAGACTTGCAGGGTCAGTACATTTAGGTTTTCTATTTTCAAACAGTTAATAAATCAGACAGTCTATATATAGACATTCCTGGCTAAGCCTGATTTTGCCAACACTTTGTTCACTCCCTCAATTTGGGAGTGAATAACGATGCAGCTCCTTCAGATGGTGATTTATTTGGGCTGTAAATCAAACACAAAAGGTATACGGgtaaataaaatgagaatctATTAGGTTAGAAAGTGCAGACTCACACCACTTTGACTTGGTTTACCTTGGCTTAACGTTTGACCGTCACTTCCACCTGCTGTTGATCTTACTCCTCCAAGAGTCGCTCCAAATCCAGGAACATTAGACCCAACTGAGCCAAAACCTGCACCTCCTATCGCTGGTTTTCCCATCCCTACTCCACTTGATCCTGCACTACTGAATGCTGCTGATCCTGTTCCACTTTGTCCAATATTGCCAGTTTGAATAGGACTTGATCCAGCACTGCCAAATCCTGTCATCCCTGGTCCTACTCCACCCAAACTACTTGTACCTGTCTGGGTGAGACCTGGTCTACTTGATCCTGGCCCACCTAATCCTGTGCTGCCTAGTCCACTTGAAAGGGTCCCTGTCCCCCCTTGAGCTGTACTTAATGATCCTGTCGCACCTATCCCTGTGCCGCCCCATCTTGTGCTTGTTCCTACACCATTAAGGTTGGGATATGCTGACCCGATGGAGCTTGTCCCTGGCCATGGCATGTTTGGTTTGCTTAGTCCTGTTGAACTCACACCAGTGTTTGGCAAACCAAAAGGATTGTATCGGCCAGTTTGCATTGGTGGCTGAAATGTAGAgaatttaaagttttttaaattatacaatTAAAGTCAATTGTAAATATACACGTATAATTTAGAATTTGTGATAATACAATAAACtacaaacaattatttaaaacgAGATAGTAAAACTTGGTTTATATATAAGTTGAAAGACCAACCTCACCTTACAGCTGGCAAGTGAGGTATTGAGAGTCTCAATGGTGCTTTTGagcattttaatttctttttcctTCACAGAAAGAAGGTTTTCATTCAGGTTGTTATCTCCTTTTAGTTTTCTATTCTCCAGCAGAAGTTTTTCACTGTCTTCATCACACTTGCGCTGTAGTTGCTCGAGATTCTTGCGATTCTCGCGAATCATGGAACTGCGGTTCTGATTGCACCAATCAGCGTCCTCTTTCAGGCGTACGTTCTCTATCACATATTTGGCATTTTCTCCATTAATTTTTGTGAACTGGTTCCCCACTATGTTCAGATATGACTGGAGCTTGTTCTCAACTTCTCTTGAAAGACTGCTACAGTTTTCCCTAATGTCTTCaagttgatttttttgtttatcgCAAGTTAGCTGGAAAGAAATGTGTTTTGAGAAGAGGTCATCGATCCTTTTGAGGAATTCTTTGGTGACGTTGGGGATTCCTCGCAAAGAATCGACAAAATCCTCTTTGCACTTCTTTTGATACAAGTTGAGTTCTTCCTCAAGGAATGCCTTGTCTCGCCTTAGTCTAATTGCCTCTAAGTGAAACCCATCCTTGTCTTTGTTGGAGTTGTCTAACTCGGTTTTCATAATGGCCACCGTCTGAGTAAAGTTTGCTTTGACCAGCTTTAGCATTTCCTCTGACTGTTGGAGCATACTTTGCAAACGTCTGTTGGTGTCTGGAAAAGCAAATTGTCGAAACAAGATTtctaagatttttttcttttctttttctgacCGAAAATTCATGAATTCATGTTTTGCTTTATGCGGTTGCAGTgtgttaaatgaacaaaaatacagatttttttgtaCAGATCTACAAtataaaagtaaagtaaataTTCAATGTAAAAATCATCTCACCACTTGGATCTGGACAGAACGCAGGAGGGCATGCACGGGGCATTCTTTTTTCCGTCTCACATCGAGACTGTAAAAACAAAGCAATAAGAAAAAACTGTTTGATGAGGTTGAAGTTATGCATTTTAATGCTCTAAAATTCATGGAAGTATAAATGTTTACCATTAACATTCTGCTAATATTTTTCAGAATGTTCATATAACCAAGGAACAACATTCTTAaagcattaaacattaaaaattttgAAAACGTTGACAGAACTTTCAGAAATTATAGTCTACATTCTTATAAAACCACACATCATTTTCAGCATCTACCTTCTCACTAGAGCATTCTCTTTTGTATGAAACATATCTGCAACCAATAAATttgttgaatacattttaacttTGCCCCAAATCTCACCACTGCTACTTGCAGGTTCTTTATTGTCGCAGATGAGGTGTTTGCCAGTTTGCGCAATTCAGACAGAACTTTGTCATTGCTCAGCTTCGCAGTGAGAGTGACGTTCAGAACTTTGGTGAGGTTCTTTTCCTTCCCACGGAGAACGTAATTTTCCATTGTGAGTTTGCTCACACTTTGGTCCAACTCTTGCAGTCTTTTCTCCTCCACTGTATGCTCAGGTTGTCCATACACCAGAAAGAGCACCAGACTCGCGATGATCAAAGACTGGATGAGTGAGGAGAAAAAGAAGACAATCTTCATGTAGTAACCACAGCTCTTGCCTTTCGACTTGTGCATCTTCTTGGCAGCCAAGCCTAAGTTGGCCTGAGAATAATCACTGTTGTACATCACTGCTCAAATGTGGCCTAATCAATGAAGCCCCAGGTTCAATCACTATGCAAAAGAGTCCTAAAACATCAAAGGCAAAATAAGAAGTGAAACATTAACGCTGCCAGCTTATATTGTTTTCCTGCACCTCCCAATTCATGACGCATCCCTGGTCCACCCTATGGTCATGATTCCGGAGGTTAGAACAACATCACGCACTGCTGAAGGGCTGGCCCGAACCTAAACTGTACATTGTTCTAAAATGCATGTCCTGCCAAAACAGATCCTTTTGTTTGACAGCTTGCTGGCACTTAAGAAAGCACATGGTTGACGGTTTGCCTACGTGCTGTTTTGAAGAGACATTCAGAGATGATTTTAGGTCTAGATAAATGATTACGACATTATGCCATTTTTTTACTTTGAGAAATTTGAGAAATAGAGTACTTCTGATTACCTCAAGAATTATTCACCACATTCCTACATGCTGTCTAAAATTCTTCTTGACGTATGAGGATGTGGTTTGTATATTGTGCCTCACTAAAACATTACCTTTGACCAAAGCATTTCAGTCAATGGCCAGTCGTTGATGTTAGTTTAAacataatgtaattaaaatactCACCATAACTTTGTGCTTTTGTATATTATTCTGTAGTTGTTGTCGAGCCATATGTTtctaaacattttgtttttttgttttttttccttctctgaTATCTTATATCTAAAGAGCCAGTACAGTGgcgtaacttttttttaaaaagtgggtgggacatgagtgtgtgtgtgtgtatgtgtgtgtgtgtgtgtgtgtgatcgcTGCCTTTTAGTTCAAGCGTacatgaaccgatcatctcttcctactacaaacatgaattaacatcagtacacaccattttttaaattcacagACCCCTCCCTTATTAAAACCTGCGTTCAGTGATAAAGCGCTCTTACGTGTGGACTGTGTAGGAGCGCCAAGAGAGCACAGTTGCATGCCTCTCATAACAGCGGCAACATCAACGAACGCTCAGCGTGGTTTCAAAAACAACACCTTCCAGTGCTAGTTCACCTCTTACTCAAAAAACGAATGAAATGAATGCTTTGCTAGTCAACTGGAGATGTTTCATGTGTATTAGGTACATCCATGCCAaaagatgtttcaaaaagtggtaggGACAAAATCGACCCTGGTGAAAAGTGGTGGGGACGTGTCCCACCTGTCCCACCCACAAATTATGCCTATGAGCCAGAGAATAAGAATATTATGAAAGCATGTGGCTTTCCTGCCAGGAATTGTTGATATGCCAACCCGATTCCAAGAGGAAGCAGTAATTCATAGCTGTGTCTCAGAGTGACAAACGCAGAAGGCACTGTCTGGACACTTCTTAGGTAAACTACTGAACAAATGAAGGAAATCAGCAATAAACACAGATGCATACACATCTGCTGACATTATCAAGAGTTAATCGTCCTGTTTATCTGTTTCTAAAATACACTTGACGTTAAAATTATCATCATCTAACAAGGTTCACTCACACACTGTTGTTTCAAATCTTTCCAAATCCTGAAAGCTTGCCAAAGCACACATTACCTCATTAACGTTAAAACATTTGTGCTTGTATTATGTAAAGCACTGACAGGAATTCACATaacaacaaaataagaaaaagaaattaattaaacagattttaaaaGCAATGAAGCATGTGAATTGGAATGTAGGCTACTGAGTTCATGGTTTGATAGTTAGCTACCTAAACTAAACTGCAGCTGAGACTGCCATTAGTTCTCCGTAGATGATCAAAAACAGAGCAATGTTTTTAGCCCCTGAGTCAGCATTTAGGCCTACATTTTTCAGATAAATCAAAGAATGACCCAGTCTCTGCTACTAAACTGGTCAAAATCAAcgcattaatgtttttttttttaaatcccgtAATAATTTGGCTAGCGTTACATTCacgcaaatgcttttaaaccattcaagcgccACAAGACGAGGACTGTTAAAGgtggtaaagaggatgttttgttttatacatttttgcaatattacttgaaactgtctttactaagtgataaaagactatttattaggtgcactgaaaggaataatcatctgtgcacgaggtagggccttaaaaacatcagccaatcgtttacttGATCATCGCGTGAACGATTGGcactctggcttgtcaatcactgccattgtgagagacgtgcgcggattggccctctggcttgtcaatcactgccatgacgttccttgtgagagacgcgcggctgcgcgctctaGTAACTTTTCACACTCTACatgcgccgcatgcaatgtttttgtcaggagacaggagtaacaactgcagattatgagttacctgcggcgagtccgacataatgaatccactaagcgttcacttgaaatgagctgtgaaggagggggattGTTCTtccgcatgcgctcatttcaaaaactcagccgacgaaaacatcctctgtaccaCCTTTAATGTCCACTCGTGTCGTGTGCACAGtatcgagttctctttcgctCTTGAACAATTACACACAGAATAATGCCAAAATGCCTTTTTTGTCGAGTATCCTAATAAGATaagttttaaattatttaaataacatcttaaatgaacttaaagagATGCGCCTCAAATCCGCGTCATGTCTGGCAGCGGCAGGTCTTAAAgtcacagcagcctaataaaccgaTGTGATGTCTGTTATTAATCTTAAAAGAACAAAGGTAACAGAAAAAGTAGCTTAAATCAagaattaatctatatttaattcataatttGTGCAGTGaatactgtaaagtgtttgataactttttggataactataaattatgtatATTTCCTACCGATTAGACAGGAAGGTcacaggtaaatatgacattcaTTATAATGGatttatgtgaagattgttttaaggtcacttaaattaaaagttatttaaTTGGTGGTGCGCTTGCGTGTGCTTCAAAAGAGGGCTTACAATGAGTTACAAAGATACATAACAGCTACGACTGTTACACTACTTGCTTATTTACCCTTTTGTACATTATCGACACGAACTGATAGGTGAAACAACAACCCACAAATAGTCTAGTAACAAAGCATCAGGCTGTCTTTGAGTTCAACGGTGAAAGTTACTCGTCAGGCCACAGAAGAATACCAAAATTCCTCCGTTAAATTAGGTCTAATACATCGTGAGTCACGCAGAGCTATAACAACTGCAGCCACAACACATAATTGCGAATAACATGCCTCACCTTAACACAGGTCTGGCCGGGGTCAGTAGTGATGTGACATTTGAATCAAGGATTCGGAGCTTGTG
This region includes:
- the plvapa gene encoding plasmalemma vesicle associated protein a — translated: MYNSDYSQANLGLAAKKMHKSKGKSCGYYMKIVFFFSSLIQSLIIASLVLFLVYGQPEHTVEEKRLQELDQSVSKLTMENYVLRGKEKNLTKVLNVTLTAKLSNDKVLSELRKLANTSSATIKNLQVAVSRCETEKRMPRACPPAFCPDPSDTNRRLQSMLQQSEEMLKLVKANFTQTVAIMKTELDNSNKDKDGFHLEAIRLRRDKAFLEEELNLYQKKCKEDFVDSLRGIPNVTKEFLKRIDDLFSKHISFQLTCDKQKNQLEDIRENCSSLSREVENKLQSYLNIVGNQFTKINGENAKYVIENVRLKEDADWCNQNRSSMIRENRKNLEQLQRKCDEDSEKLLLENRKLKGDNNLNENLLSVKEKEIKMLKSTIETLNTSLASCKPPMQTGRYNPFGLPNTGVSSTGLSKPNMPWPGTSSIGSAYPNLNGVGTSTRWGGTGIGATGSLSTAQGGTGTLSSGLGSTGLGGPGSSRPGLTQTGTSSLGGVGPGMTGFGSAGSSPIQTGNIGQSGTGSAAFSSAGSSGVGMGKPAIGGAGFGSVGSNVPGFGATLGGVRSTAGGSDGQTLSQAQINHHLKELHRYSLPN